One genomic segment of Clavelina lepadiformis chromosome 3, kaClaLepa1.1, whole genome shotgun sequence includes these proteins:
- the LOC143450064 gene encoding uncharacterized protein LOC143450064 has product MMVKVFEKDQGKSKRSKIANKGAGTDLYTRAGDHRHRGIRGRDEKKKILWLCKWMTQTPDRRQAEARVRGRKFESIKSWSSISEIGPTTASQNNTAASSSSSRHRRQRANTQRYDVS; this is encoded by the exons ATGATGGTGAAAGTGTTTGAAAAGGATCAAG GTAAATCCAAAAGATCCAAGATTGCGAACAAAGGGGCAGGCACTGATTTATATACCAGGGCCGGGGACCATCGACATAGGGGAATTCGGGGCCGGGACGAAAagaaaaag ATTTTGTGGTTGTGCAAATGGATGACGCAAACACCAGACCGCAGACAAGCTGAAGCGCGCGTAAGAGGTCGAAAGTTTGAAAGCATCAAATCTTGGAGCTCTATTTCGGAAATTGGACCGACAACTGCGTCTCAGAATAACACGGCGGCATCGTCGTCATCATCTCGTCATCGCCGCCAACGCGCCAACACACAGCG aTACGACGTTTCATGA
- the LOC143450063 gene encoding dual oxidase 2-like, whose protein sequence is MLKFIFVFILNLSFVQNENGGKEYPPYDGWFNNRDNPSSGVIDSTLCRRLPTHYEDGVSAPSGAKRPNPRLVSNVIMAGESGKASYNNKTALFAFFSQHVLSEIVNVQSNQCPPEPFNIPLLENDSLNPQKKKFFLMPYERSRYDTSNYGSSPNHPRNQLNDVTSFLDGGSIYGSQKSWANQLRLFNSTCPMRTRTSNLFASQKNPTDCRGELKSLNDEGRFPGQNDVGLFYENHFDPRDHKIKKTESFYLLGNKQGEENPFLLSLEIMWFRHHNWLAMKLRDDVAHSDWTDEQVFNEARIRNIAVHQKIVMHEWLPILLGHNCNTSKPVDCDVITPYKGYNPGSPVGVTNVFQSAAMRYIDTLTPPGVFVRGNYDSSTNDCVFYNMTRETAGDDENFEQQHIGKPALRLLNTFWNSHEAINEFDIDKLLMGMSSQIAEKEDNVITPDIREGYYGSRRFSRVDAVAMTIQQGRDHGLPDYNTARRELGMAEKRNFEEINPQIFQEDQDEGGKLLENLKSVHRGSIQLLDIFTGGLLETRNGNPGELFRFLIKEQFEKIRDGDRFWFENDKNGLFTTNEIEEIHNVSIRDVILRTNPSMNPSEDLQENPFLWDMTDGKAPACGQPFQLKDSDMEGCTELETYDYFENDQVSFAVVFTGLGVFVFVAIASMYLVGESTKMLRERKRNRATPADEENVARKAMEILGRNNKCKEVQIQKTADNSIVLKSGKNRRLLEFKGHVEIYVSKDKGRRSMFVRTSRATYDLVLKFETSRECEDFIEVLRNSFHASGVSFSTLALSEKELFREAKMKDARDEELKNFFRTALGKSMNLDLDENRNVPDPSRSHELITTRLSQDEFAEYLNLKANSGFVRQMFQIAGSDENDFITIREFLNIIVLFEKGNTPEGKLKLMFDMYDLDKTGRLSADDFKNMLKSMLEAINTKIDLDNLDQHVNEIMTSSGCFSRTGLTFDDFKSLVEDHETHLCACKLNIPDESTKTKRKTKLERFRESFKGVEDIGFSSKNNLDDRISSVRIQQHPGKLKKMKVVVEKYVEHYRLCIFWVGLYTWVTIGVFLYAFNAASSNKQSGLGFITGYAVPLARGAAGALMFNFSTILLTMCRNTITFLRETFVHRYVPFDYAVTMHKIIAWMGMFFSVVHVVAHGINFYSIVTQSPSDLLCYFRDYWYSSDFTPSFLFWCLQTITGVAGVALSMTLIIMYVYACDYARRFIYNVFHWTHFFGYILVYFFTFMHGSAMMVQMPSFYLYFLGPGILYTLDKLYSLSRRHQAVPVVNARHLPSEVLHLEFIRPPHFHYKAGQWVRIASLDQSHNEYHPFTLTSAPCEANLKLHIRAVGPWTRNLRSSYAPENLDGKPYPKLYLEGPFGEGHQDWDKYDVSVLIGGGIGVTPFASILKELSDPHHKHGISCKKVYFIWVARDQRQFEWLSEIIEKAEQTSGMLSAHVFITQIPHKFDLRTTMLYICEKHFHKVAGRSMFTGLKAQTHFGRPNFEEFFEFLAIEHSVEKSRLKRSQSFGVFSCGPPGMTKSIEESCVKLNSRKGPLFCHHFENF, encoded by the exons atgttgaaatttatttttgttttcatcctGAATCTCTCCTTCGTCCAAAATGAAA ATGGCGGTAAGGAATATCCTCCATACGACGGTTGGTTCAACAACAGAGACAACCCTTCATCGGGAGTAATTG ATTCGACGCTTTGCAGAAGACTTCCAACGCATTATGAGGATGGCGTGAGTGCGCCATCTGGTGCCAAGAGACCCAATCCTCGGCTTGTGAGCAACGTCATAATGGCGGGGGAGAGCGGCAAAGCTTCGTACAACAACAAGACAGCGCTCTTCGCTTTCTTTA GTCAACACGTTCTAAGCGAGATTGTGAACGTTCAAAGCAACCAATGTCCGCCCGAGCCCTTCAACATTCCTCTGCTGGAAAATGACTCTTTAAACccgcaaaaaaagaaattttttctgATGCCATACGAAAGATCGCGTTACGACACTTCCAACTACGGGTCTTCCCCCAACCATCCAAGGAACCAAttaaatgacgtcacatctTTTTTGGACGGCGGAAGTATATATGGGTCACAGAAGTCCTGGGCCAATCAGCTTCGGCTTTTCAATTCGACCTGTCCAATGAGAACACGAACTTCGAACTTGTTTGCAAGTCAG AAAAATCCGACTGACTGCCGAGGAGAGTTGAAGTCGTTGAACGACGAAGGGAGATTCCCCGGTCAAAATGACGTAGGACTTTTTTACGAAAATCACTTTGATCCAAGAGACCACAAGATCAAGAAAACGGAAAGTTTTTACC TTCTTGGCAACAAACAAGGCGAGGAAAATCCCTTTCTCCTCAGTCTGGAGATAATGTGGTTTCGTCATCACAACTGGCTTGCCATGAAACTTCGTGATGACGTAGCTCACTCTGATTGGACGGACGAGCAAGTGTTCAATGAAGCGAGAATTCGAAATATCGCGGTGCACCAG AAAATCGTCATGCACGAATGGCTTCCTATATTGTTGGGTCACAATTGTAACACAAGCAAACCagttgattgtgacgtcataactcCTTATAAAG gATACAATCCAGGGAGTCCGGTAGGTGTCACTAATGTGTTCCAAAGCGCCGCCATGCGATATATTGACACTTTAACGCCACCTGGTGTGTTCGTTCGAGGAAATTACGACAG CTCAACCAATGACTGCGTGTTCTACAACATGACGCGGGAAACAGCGGGAGATGACGAGAATTTCGAACAGCAGCACATCGGGAAACCGGCTCTTCGGCTCCTCAACACTTTCTGGAACTCTCAC GAGGCGATAAATGAATTCGACATCGACAAGTTGTTGATGGGGATGTCGAGCCAGATCGCCGAGAAAGAGGACAACGTCATCACTCCGGACATCCGGGAAGGTTACTACGGGTCCCGAAGATTCTCCAGAGTAGACGCGGTTGCCATGACGATACAG CAAGGGAGAGATCACGGGCTTCCGGATTACAACACAGCACGCAGGGAGCTGGGAATGGCGGAGAAGCGGAATTTTGAGGAGATAAATCCGCAAATTTTCCAGGAGGATCAGGATGAAGGAGGAAAA TTGCTCGAAAACTTGAAAAGTGTTCACCGCGGTTCAATTCAATTGCTCGATATTTTCACTGGAGGATTGTTGGAAACAAGAAATGGAAACCCTGGAGAACTTTTCCGTTTCCTGATCAAGGAACAGTTTGAAAAGATTCGAGATGGAGACAGATTCTGGTTCGAAAATGATAAGAACGG GTTGTTCACGACGAACGAAATTGAAGAAATTCACAACGTTTCAATACGAGATGTGATCTTAAGAACAAACCCATCCATGAATCCGAGTGAAGATTTGCAAGAAAATCCATTTCTCTGGGACATGACAG ATGGAAAAGCGCCAGCGTGCGGTCAACCCTTCCAGCTTAAAGACTCAGACATGGAAGGTTGCACAGAGCTCGAAACTTACGACTACTTCGAAAATGACCAGGTCTCATTTGCGGTTGTATTCACCGGGCTTGGAGTCTTCGTGTTCG TCGCCATTGCATCAATGTATTTGGTTGGGGAAAGTACCAAGATGTTGCGGGAACGAAAAAGGAATAGAGCGACACCTGCCGACGAGGAAAACGTGGCGAGGAAAGCGATGGAAATTCTGGGAAGGAACAATAAATGCAAGGAAGTTCAG ATTCAGAAAACTGCAGATAACTCGATCGTTTTAAAATCTGGCAAAAACCGAAGACTTTTAGAATTTAAGGGACATGTCGAGATTTACGTCAGCAAAGACAAAGGCAGACGAAGCATGTTCGTGAGGACAAGTCGCGCAACATACGACCTG gttttgaaatttgaaacttCGCGCGAATGCGAAGATTTCATCGAAGTTTTAAGAAATTCCTTCCACGCTTCCGGTGTCTCTTTTTCGACGTTGGCGCTGAGCGAGAAAGAGCTCTTCCGAGAAGCAAAGATGAAGGATGCACGAGATGAAGAGCTGAAGAATTTCTTCCGGACTGCCCTGGGAAAA TCGATGAATCTGGATTTGGATGAAAACAGGAACGTCCCGGATCCATCAAGATCTCATGAGCTCATCACCACCAGGTTGTCCCAGGATGAATTTGCCGAATACTTGAACTTGAAAGCAAACAGCGGTTTCGTTCGTCAGATGTTCCAAATTGCAGGCAGCGACGAGAACGACTTCATCACCATTCGAGAGTTCCTCAATATCATTGTGCTCTTTGAGAAAG GCAACACGCCGGAGGGCAAACTGAAGCTGATGTTTGACATGTACGACCTCGATAAAACCGGAAGATTGTCTGCGGATGACTTCAAGAACATGCTAAA GTCAATGTTGGAAGCCATCAACACAAAGATTGACCTCGACAATCTTGACCAGCATGTCAATGAAATTATGACATCTAGCGGCTGTTTTTCACGAACCGGACTGACGTTTGATGACTTCAAGAGCTTGGTAGAGGATCATGAAACCCACTTGTGCGCCTGCAAACTAAATATCCCAG ATGAATCAACCAAAAcgaagagaaaaacaaaacttgaaaGATTTCGAGAATCATTTAAAGGAGTCGAAGATAT CGGTTTCTCCTCAAAGAATAATCTTGACGATCGCATTTCCAGCGTCCGGATCCAGCAGCATCCAGGGAAGTTGAAGAAGATGAAAGTGGTGGTGGAGAAATACGTCGAACATTACAGATTATGCATCTTCTGGGTCGGTCTCTACACCTGGGTCACTATCGGAGTCTTCTTGTACGCATTCA ACGCAGCGTCATCAAATAAACAATCCGGTCTCGGTTTCATTACCGGCTATGCTGTGCCGCTCGCTAGAGGCGCTGCTGGTGCACTAATGTTCAATTTCTCGACAATCCTCCTCACAATGTGCCGGAATACGATCACATTTCTCCGCGAGACCTTTGTCCATAGATATGTCCCGTTCGATTATGCCGTCACAATGCATAAAATTATCGCCTGGATGGGAATGTTTTTTTCAG TTGTCCATGTGGTGGCGCACGGAATCAACTTTTACTCCATTGTGACGCAATCGCCTTCCGATCTTCTTTGCTACTTCCGCGATTATTGGTATTCGAGCGATTTCACGCCCAGCTTTTTGTTCTGGTGTTTGCAAACCATCACGGGGGTGGCCGGAGTCGCGCTCTCAATGACCCTGATCATCAT GTACGTGTACGCTTGCGACTACGCGCGTCGATTCATCTACAACGTCTTCCATTGGACCCATTTCTTCGGCTACATCCTTGTCTATTTCTTCACTTTCATGCACGGCAGCGCTATGATGGTGCAG ATGCCGAGTTTTTATTTGTACTTCCTTGGACCTGGTATCTTATATACACTGGACAAACTTTACAGCCTCAGTAGAAGGCACCAAGCGGTGCCAGTGGTGAACGCTAGGCATCTGCCTTCCGAGGTTTTGCACTTGGAGTTCATCAGACCTCCACATTTTCATTACAAGGCAGGACAATGG GTTCGAATCGCTTCCCTCGACCAATCACATAACGAGTACCACCCCTTCACTCTGACGTCAGCACCGTGTGAAGCGAACCTGAAGCTTCACATCCGGGCTGTCGGGCCCTGGACCCGGAACCTGAGGAGCTCATACGCCCCCGAGAACCTGGACGGGAAACCTTACCCCAAG CTCTACTTGGAGGGTCCCTTCGGGGAGGGGCACCAAGATTGGGACAAGTATGACGTATCTGTGCTGATAGGGGGCGGAATAGGGGTCACGCCTTTTGCTTCCATCTTAAAAGAACTTTCAGATCCCCATCACAAGCACGGGATCAGTTGCAAGAAG GTCTATTTCATATGGGTGGCACGTGACCAGCGTCAGTTCGAGTGGTTGTCGGAGATAATAGAGAAAGCGGAGCAAACAAGCGGCATGTTGTCGGCTCATGTCTTCATCACACAGATTCCTCATAAGTTCGACCTCAGAACCACAATGCTG TATATTTGTGAGAAACACTTCCACAAGGTGGCGGGTCGCTCCATGTTCACTGGGTTGAAGGCGCAGACACATTTCGGGCGACCAAATTTTGAAGAGTTCTTTGAATTTCTCGCGATTGAACACTCTGtg GAGAAATCGCGGTTGAAACGATCCCAGTCCTTCGGTGTTTTCAGCTGCGGACCGCCTGGGATGACAAAGAGCATCGAAGAAAGTTGCGTGAAGTTGAACAGCAGGAAAGGGCCATTATTTTGTCACCATTTCGAGAACTTTTAA
- the LOC143450114 gene encoding testis-specific serine/threonine-protein kinase 3-like isoform X1 — MGDVWEKLLKERGYKIQHTLGEGAYSKVKSAFSSRLGKDVAIKCINSRLAPTDFVEKFLPRELETLPLLRHHNIVRVYEILEASDGLVYIVMEAAENGDMLRFVQKRGALPEPELKRYFWQLCQAIKYCHSQNICHRDLKCENLLLDKDHKLLLTDFGFSKPMLFDTRGHVSLSQTFCGSAAYAAPEIIQGRPYDPRMHDMWSLGVILYIMSCGHMPFDDSNVKKMLKVQLRNQLRFPSRVSDHLSDHLKNLIRSLIQPDLTKRATMEKVMSHPFFDGYHPSAEARPSSALNPTTSVAQQIFEFFTGGGRPHTSRGTGNRDGDQSDSNKRHSRHHHSEATSRPCDERRQECCSRDPYELRNSSPCAKRCRHHRRKRETGEK, encoded by the exons ATGGGAGATGTCTGGGAAAAACTGCTCAAAGAGCGAGGCTACAAAATCCAGCACACCCTCGGTGAAGGCGCTTACTCAAAG GTAAAATCCGCTTTTTCGTCCCGACTGGGGAAGGACGTTGCGATAAAATGCATCAATTCCAGATTAGCGCCAACCGACTTCGTCGAAAAATTCCTCCCCAGGGAACTCGAAACCCTgccattgttacgtcatcataACATCGTGCGAGTTTACGAGATTTTGGAG GCAAGCGACGGGCTGGTTTACATCGTCATGGAGGCAGCTGAGAACGGTGACATGCTCAGATTCGTGCAGAAGAGAGGGGCTCTCCCCGAACCGGAACTGAAGCGTTACTTCTGGCAGCTGTGCCAGGCCATAAAGTACTGCCACTCACAAAATATATGCCACAG GGACCTCAAATGTGAGAATCTGCTCCTAGACAAAGATCACAAACTTCTATTGACTGACTTCGGATTCTCGAAGCCGATGCTATTCGACACTAGAGGTCACGTCTCTCTGAGTCAAACATTCTGTGGATCGGCCGCCTATGCAGCCCCCGAGATAATCCAAG GCAGACCGTACGATCCCCGCATGCACGACATGTGGAGCCTTGGAGTCATCCTTTACATCATGTCTTGCGGTCACATGCCCTTCGACGACTCCAACGTGAAGAAAATGCTCAAAGTGCAGCTCCGAAACCAGCTCAGGTTTCCATCCAGAGTTAGCGATCATCTGTCCGACCACTTGAAG AACCTGATTCGGTCCCTCATTCAACCGGACCTGACGAAACGAGCGACAATGGAAAAAGTGATGTCACATCCTTTCTTTGACGGATATCACCCATCAGCCGAGGCAAg ACCCTCTAGCGCCCTCAACCCAACGACGAGCGTCGCCCAACAAATCTTTGAGTTTTTCACCGGTGGAGGGCGCCCGCACACGTCTAGGGGCACCGGAAATCGCGACGGCGATCAAAGCGACTCCAACAAACGACATTCTAGACACCACCACAGTGAGGCAACATCGCGTCCTTGCGATGAACGACGCCAGGAATGCTGTTCGAGGGACCCGTACGAATTACGAAATTCGTCGCCATGCGCGAAACGATGTCGTCACCACAGGAGAAAGCGAGAGACCGGAGAAAAGTGA
- the LOC143450114 gene encoding testis-specific serine/threonine-protein kinase 1-like isoform X3 encodes MGDVWEKLLKERGYKIQHTLGEGAYSKVKSAFSSRLGKDVAIKCINSRLAPTDFVEKFLPRELETLPLLRHHNIVRVYEILEASDGLVYIVMEAAENGDMLRFVQKRGALPEPELKRYFWQLCQAIKYCHSQNICHRDLKCENLLLDKDHKLLLTDFGFSKPMLFDTRGHVSLSQTFCGSAAYAAPEIIQGRPYDPRMHDMWSLGVILYIMSCGHMPFDDSNVKKMLKVQLRNQLRFPSRVSDHLSDHLKNLIRSLIQPDLTKRATMEKVMSHPFFDGYHPSAETL; translated from the exons ATGGGAGATGTCTGGGAAAAACTGCTCAAAGAGCGAGGCTACAAAATCCAGCACACCCTCGGTGAAGGCGCTTACTCAAAG GTAAAATCCGCTTTTTCGTCCCGACTGGGGAAGGACGTTGCGATAAAATGCATCAATTCCAGATTAGCGCCAACCGACTTCGTCGAAAAATTCCTCCCCAGGGAACTCGAAACCCTgccattgttacgtcatcataACATCGTGCGAGTTTACGAGATTTTGGAG GCAAGCGACGGGCTGGTTTACATCGTCATGGAGGCAGCTGAGAACGGTGACATGCTCAGATTCGTGCAGAAGAGAGGGGCTCTCCCCGAACCGGAACTGAAGCGTTACTTCTGGCAGCTGTGCCAGGCCATAAAGTACTGCCACTCACAAAATATATGCCACAG GGACCTCAAATGTGAGAATCTGCTCCTAGACAAAGATCACAAACTTCTATTGACTGACTTCGGATTCTCGAAGCCGATGCTATTCGACACTAGAGGTCACGTCTCTCTGAGTCAAACATTCTGTGGATCGGCCGCCTATGCAGCCCCCGAGATAATCCAAG GCAGACCGTACGATCCCCGCATGCACGACATGTGGAGCCTTGGAGTCATCCTTTACATCATGTCTTGCGGTCACATGCCCTTCGACGACTCCAACGTGAAGAAAATGCTCAAAGTGCAGCTCCGAAACCAGCTCAGGTTTCCATCCAGAGTTAGCGATCATCTGTCCGACCACTTGAAG AACCTGATTCGGTCCCTCATTCAACCGGACCTGACGAAACGAGCGACAATGGAAAAAGTGATGTCACATCCTTTCTTTGACGGATATCACCCATCAGCCGAG ACCCTCTAG
- the LOC143450114 gene encoding testis-specific serine/threonine-protein kinase 1-like isoform X2 encodes MGDVWEKLLKERGYKIQHTLGEGAYSKVKSAFSSRLGKDVAIKCINSRLAPTDFVEKFLPRELETLPLLRHHNIVRVYEILEASDGLVYIVMEAAENGDMLRFVQKRGALPEPELKRYFWQLCQAIKYCHSQNICHRDLKCENLLLDKDHKLLLTDFGFSKPMLFDTRGHVSLSQTFCGSAAYAAPEIIQGRPYDPRMHDMWSLGVILYIMSCGHMPFDDSNVKKMLKVQLRNQLRFPSRVSDHLSDHLKNLIRSLIQPDLTKRATMEKVMSHPFFDGYHPSAEASITFQTL; translated from the exons ATGGGAGATGTCTGGGAAAAACTGCTCAAAGAGCGAGGCTACAAAATCCAGCACACCCTCGGTGAAGGCGCTTACTCAAAG GTAAAATCCGCTTTTTCGTCCCGACTGGGGAAGGACGTTGCGATAAAATGCATCAATTCCAGATTAGCGCCAACCGACTTCGTCGAAAAATTCCTCCCCAGGGAACTCGAAACCCTgccattgttacgtcatcataACATCGTGCGAGTTTACGAGATTTTGGAG GCAAGCGACGGGCTGGTTTACATCGTCATGGAGGCAGCTGAGAACGGTGACATGCTCAGATTCGTGCAGAAGAGAGGGGCTCTCCCCGAACCGGAACTGAAGCGTTACTTCTGGCAGCTGTGCCAGGCCATAAAGTACTGCCACTCACAAAATATATGCCACAG GGACCTCAAATGTGAGAATCTGCTCCTAGACAAAGATCACAAACTTCTATTGACTGACTTCGGATTCTCGAAGCCGATGCTATTCGACACTAGAGGTCACGTCTCTCTGAGTCAAACATTCTGTGGATCGGCCGCCTATGCAGCCCCCGAGATAATCCAAG GCAGACCGTACGATCCCCGCATGCACGACATGTGGAGCCTTGGAGTCATCCTTTACATCATGTCTTGCGGTCACATGCCCTTCGACGACTCCAACGTGAAGAAAATGCTCAAAGTGCAGCTCCGAAACCAGCTCAGGTTTCCATCCAGAGTTAGCGATCATCTGTCCGACCACTTGAAG AACCTGATTCGGTCCCTCATTCAACCGGACCTGACGAAACGAGCGACAATGGAAAAAGTGATGTCACATCCTTTCTTTGACGGATATCACCCATCAGCCGAGGCAAg TATTACATTTCAGACCCTCTAG